ACTTTACACAGATCGTTGCTGGATGGCACCCGATTCTTTGAGCGATCTTGACGATCACGGGATCTTCAATGTCGACGGTATCGTCGGGCGTGATGTCGCGGTCGGGTCGCTTGGGGGCCCCGACCGGTGAATAGCCGATTGGCAGGAATCCGTTGTCGATGACGAATCTGAACAACTCCGGCTGCTGAAAGTGCGGATGCAGTTCCATCTCATTGACGGCCGGCTTGATCTCTGCGTCTCGCAGGACGAGTTTGAGCTTGGGAATCGTCATGTTCGAGGTGCCAATGTGCCTGACCAGACCTCGCTCCACCAGCTCCTCCATCTGCCGCCACGTTGCCATGTAGCGTTCGTGAATGTAGGGCTTGGCGTCCGGACTCCGGCTGTTGACACTGCACTGAGGCGGGTGAAAGTTTGGAAAAGGCCAATGGATCAGGTAGAGATCCAGATACTCCAATTGAAGATTCTTAAGCGAGGCCAGGCACGAGTCCATGACTCGATCGTGCATGTCGTTCCAGACCTTGGACGTTACCCACAGGTCTTCCCGCCTGACGCCGTTTTGGAGAATCGCGGTAAACGCCTGACCGATTGTTTGCTCGTTGCCATAGACGCTGGCACAATCGAAATGGCGATATCCTACGATGGCGGCTCCCAGAACTGCCTCCGCAACCTGCTCGGCCGAAAAGCGGTCGGAACCGAATGTCCCCAGCCCAATGGCGGGGATTTGGCTGCCCGTGTACAACTTCTTCGTCGGTACCATCCTCGCATCGACACCGTCCGTAACGGCTAAATTTGCGAGGGGCGCATCGATTGCCATTCGTCGACCTCCAGACTTCGTTAGCCAGGAGGTGGATCAAGCGATTGTCGAAATCGAGATCGTCCCAGGTCAACCATTTGATTTCACCGATTCGAGGGGCCGTCTCGGCCGACCAGCGCCGGCGACAAACTGATCGCGCGGACATTGATCGCCCGCCACTTGGCAGGATCGTGGGCGCGGAGTTCGACGCTCCCATCGCCGGCCGCCGGAACTTCGACGGAGCCTAAGTCGACGTCGGAGAACTTATCATGGGAGCCGGTCGCCGGCGCTTTTCCGGACACGCGCTGGCCAGCGACGACAATATCGAACTCGGCCTCTCCCATCGCCGCACACGCGGTACGGACTTCATATCGGCCCGGCTTATCGAAATGCACTTTCCAGGAGGCCCAATCCCCGGCGTTATCCCAGAAGCCGATGTTCTGGCGGCCGCCTTTTTCTTCGGTGGCGATTTTGTCGCCGTGCAATTTGGCGTCCTCGGGCTCGAGGACCAACCGGCCGCGGTTGTCAGGCGAGGTGGCTCTCGCGGCTGGCGTGTACGGAACGTTGGTCAGCGCCGTACCGACGATTTTAAGCCCGGTTGTATACTCGGAGATCTTCTTGTCCGGCAGCGTCACAATTAACGCTTCAGGCGTCTGCTTCCACTCGACCTTGCCATCGTAACCCAGCAGGGCGATGTTCTCGATTTGATTCACCTTCGTGCCGGCGGGCTGCGCCAGAGCGTGAATCACAATCTGCCGATCTTCCGGCCAGCCAAGAGCGATCGCATAGAGAGTGGCGCCCTTGGTCGTGAAGCGGATTTCACGGGCGTCATACTGAAAATTCTCGCGGAAGGCGCCGCCCTTCACTTTCACCGTGCTTTCGCCATAGACGAACCAGGGCCGCGTGCCGAAGATCGCTTCGCCATGAATCGCATTCCATTCCGCTAGTTCCTCGAGCATCTTTTCCACTTCAGGATCGAGCGAGCCATCGGGCCGCTGCACCACATTCAAGAGCAGATTGCCGTTCTTGCTCACGTTGTCCACGAGCCGATGGATGACCCAACTCACCGGCCGGAACTTCCAGTTTCGGTTGTAGAACCAGTCACCGATCGACGTGTCGGTCTGCCAGGGGTATGGATCGATGTTCGGCATGATGCCGCGCTCGAGATCCTCGACCCAGCGGCCCTCGGATTTCTGCTTGCAGTTGTAGACGACATCGACCTTGCCGCCGTTCATGGCCGCGCTCGTGTTGTATAAATGTGCGATGAGGCTGCGACCGACTTCGTTGCCGAACGGAACCGCGCCATCACTATAGAGCAAGTCCGGATGGTAGTTGTCGACCAGCTCCTTGATCTCGGCGAACCACTGGTGTTGCCAGCGCGGGTCGTTGCTGTACCAGCCGGTATCGCCGGGCTTGGCGGGGAAGTGATAGAGATCCTGATATTTCGGATCGGCGCCGTCGTATGGCATGCCGGCTTTTGGCCCAGTCTTGTCGGAACGGTGGCTGGATTGAAACCACGTGAAGCTGGCGCCGAGATGTTCCGAGACGCCAAAACGCAGGCCGTATTTCTTGGCTGCCTTCTGCCATTCGCCGACCACGTCGCGCTTCGGCCCCATGTTCACGGCGTTCCACTGGTGCAGCTTCGAGTTCCACAAAAAGAAGTTGTCGTGGTGCGAGCCCATGCTGACGAAGTAGTGAGCCCCGGCCTTCTTGTACAGTTGCATCAGCCGGTCCGGGTCCCACTTTTCGGCCTTCCAAAGAGGAATGATGTCCTTGTAGCCGAACTCCGACGGATGGCCGTAATGCTCCAGTTGATATCGATAGTGCCGGCTGCCTTGCTCGTACATGCCGCGGGCGTACCAGTCGCCGTCCATCGGCACAGCCTGCGGGCCCCAATGCGCCCAAATGCCGAACTTCGCGTCGCGGAACCATTCGGGGCACTGGTACTGCTTGAACGAATCCATCGTGGGCTGGAAAGGCCCTTCGGCGATTGTTAGCGGAGTCTGCGTAATATCGCCTTTCGGCGCGGATTCAGCGGCGTACAACGTGAGAGGCGCCCAACAGCAGCCCACAGCAGCAATGGCAACGACTTCGCAGAGCAGCTTCCGCATGGAATAAGCCTTTCGCAGTTTGAATCGCCAGTAGAATTCTCTCTTAACCAATCGGACTCCGCGGCGACGCGCCGCCAAGCCGAAAACGATCGAACGCCTGACCTTTTAGCGCGGAGTGCGATTACGAATCCGCACGCGCAGCTACGCTCCCGCCGCTCGCTTTGCTTCCCAATCGCGGGCGTTCGTTTCGCCGTTGCGCTCGAATTCGATCTTGCCCTTGATCGTGTCGCCCTCTTGTTTGCCGGAGTACTTGCTGGTGAGCTTGTTGCCGTTGAACTCCCGGGTGACTGAGAAGCTGATGTCGCCGTTGCTGTACTTGGAGTCATCGATGGCGGCCTCGCCGTTGCGGCCGCTGATCGTGCCGGTCAGCTTGTCACCGTCGAGCTTGAGCTTCAGCGTGACTTCGCGGCTATTGTTGCCGAACGTGGTGGTCCATTTCCAAGTGCCCGTGGGATTGTCGGCCGCGGCCGCTTCTCGGGGCGGCGAGTCGGCTTGAGCCGTCGCGGGCGCGCTGATGAACAACAGCGGGGCAAACTCGTGCAGGCAGCGGCGCCATGTGAGCCACTCGTGCGCCGTGCCCGACGATTCGTAAAACACATTCTTGATTCCCGCCTTGTCAAGCGCCTCGTGATAGTTCTTCATGCCGTCGTGCATGCGCTGCCCTTCCGCCGTGCCGACGCCCAGCCAGACCAGATGCACCTTCTTGTTGAACTCATCAGCATTAACCATGACGCCGTTGTTGGCCGTCTTCAGATCGACGGGGCCGCCGCCGAAACCGCCACCCCCGCCGCTGAACCCACCGATGTAGCTGAACAAATCCAGATGCTTAAGCGTAATCTGGAACGTTTGCATGCCGCCCATCGAGAGGCCGGCCATCGCGCGGTGGTCGCGATCGGGGATCGTGCGATAAGTGGCGTCGATCGTCGGGATGAGGTCGTTGACCATGACCTCTTCAAACGCGCTGAACTGCCGGCTGAAGTCGGGGCGTGGGTTCTGGCCCGGGCCGCCGGTGCGCGGCGGGCCTGACGGGACGGCCGGGTCGCTAGGCCGGCGCGCGTAGCCCTGCTCCATGATGATGAGCATCGGTTTCGCTTTTGCATCGGCCAAAAGGTTGTCGAGGATGAAGCTAACCCGCCCCTGGTTCGGCCAGCCACGCTCATCTTCGCCGCCGCCGTGTTGCAAGTAGAGCACCGGGTAACGGGTATCGCGATTCGTGTCATAGCCCGGCGGCGTGTAGACGAAGATTCGCCGCCACTGCTGCGTCGTCTTCGAGAAATACCATCGCTCGCGGACCTCGCCATGCGGCACGTCCTTG
The nucleotide sequence above comes from Pirellulales bacterium. Encoded proteins:
- a CDS encoding alpha-L-fucosidase, whose translation is MRKLLCEVVAIAAVGCCWAPLTLYAAESAPKGDITQTPLTIAEGPFQPTMDSFKQYQCPEWFRDAKFGIWAHWGPQAVPMDGDWYARGMYEQGSRHYRYQLEHYGHPSEFGYKDIIPLWKAEKWDPDRLMQLYKKAGAHYFVSMGSHHDNFFLWNSKLHQWNAVNMGPKRDVVGEWQKAAKKYGLRFGVSEHLGASFTWFQSSHRSDKTGPKAGMPYDGADPKYQDLYHFPAKPGDTGWYSNDPRWQHQWFAEIKELVDNYHPDLLYSDGAVPFGNEVGRSLIAHLYNTSAAMNGGKVDVVYNCKQKSEGRWVEDLERGIMPNIDPYPWQTDTSIGDWFYNRNWKFRPVSWVIHRLVDNVSKNGNLLLNVVQRPDGSLDPEVEKMLEELAEWNAIHGEAIFGTRPWFVYGESTVKVKGGAFRENFQYDAREIRFTTKGATLYAIALGWPEDRQIVIHALAQPAGTKVNQIENIALLGYDGKVEWKQTPEALIVTLPDKKISEYTTGLKIVGTALTNVPYTPAARATSPDNRGRLVLEPEDAKLHGDKIATEEKGGRQNIGFWDNAGDWASWKVHFDKPGRYEVRTACAAMGEAEFDIVVAGQRVSGKAPATGSHDKFSDVDLGSVEVPAAGDGSVELRAHDPAKWRAINVRAISLSPALVGRDGPSNR
- a CDS encoding alpha/beta hydrolase-fold protein produces the protein MNTKSFAALLPLVFAAAAEQSGTAKPADAVPASTNIRGQEYPKIDGDFRVTFRIKAPDAQKVEFGFFTPKRYPAQKGDDGFWTATTDPQVPGFHYYRVFIDGAEVADPSSESFYGTGKDASGIEIPEKGVDFYLPKDVPHGEVRERWYFSKTTQQWRRIFVYTPPGYDTNRDTRYPVLYLQHGGGEDERGWPNQGRVSFILDNLLADAKAKPMLIIMEQGYARRPSDPAVPSGPPRTGGPGQNPRPDFSRQFSAFEEVMVNDLIPTIDATYRTIPDRDHRAMAGLSMGGMQTFQITLKHLDLFSYIGGFSGGGGGFGGGPVDLKTANNGVMVNADEFNKKVHLVWLGVGTAEGQRMHDGMKNYHEALDKAGIKNVFYESSGTAHEWLTWRRCLHEFAPLLFISAPATAQADSPPREAAAADNPTGTWKWTTTFGNNSREVTLKLKLDGDKLTGTISGRNGEAAIDDSKYSNGDISFSVTREFNGNKLTSKYSGKQEGDTIKGKIEFERNGETNARDWEAKRAAGA
- a CDS encoding aldo/keto reductase; translation: MVPTKKLYTGSQIPAIGLGTFGSDRFSAEQVAEAVLGAAIVGYRHFDCASVYGNEQTIGQAFTAILQNGVRREDLWVTSKVWNDMHDRVMDSCLASLKNLQLEYLDLYLIHWPFPNFHPPQCSVNSRSPDAKPYIHERYMATWRQMEELVERGLVRHIGTSNMTIPKLKLVLRDAEIKPAVNEMELHPHFQQPELFRFVIDNGFLPIGYSPVGAPKRPDRDITPDDTVDIEDPVIVKIAQRIGCHPATICVKWAVQRGQVPIPFSVTRKNYLANLQSTLSPPLTDDEMSQIAGIDRNCRLIKGQVFLWKPGHDWQDLWDVNGQITPP